The following are encoded together in the Clostridium sp. 'White wine YQ' genome:
- a CDS encoding pyridoxal-phosphate-dependent aminotransferase family protein — MDKLIMTPGPTYIRENVRMALSQEITNPDLDLDFYEFYKETCSKLQTLLKTKNNVLILSGEGILGLEAACASLVEQGDKVLCIENGIYGEGFGDFCKIYGGEVTYFHDDRRKGLDYNKLEAFLQENHDFKIATLVHCETPSGITNPISDICKLLNKYGILSIVDAVSSIAGEEVNVDEWKIDVVIGGSQKCLSAPPGLTFLSISKRAQDAMNNRKTPVQGFYTNLSIWKNWYEEKWFPYTQPISDIYALNQAIDNVLNDKNIIKRHTLFANAVRGALINSGLELFPIDYYSNTVTTVLVPSGIKYKDIFDKLIKEHNIIIAGGFDFLQDKIFRIGHMGENCYEDKLYLTLKALNTVLKDLNFNLKEELHQEFVKLLP; from the coding sequence ATGGATAAATTAATTATGACTCCAGGTCCAACTTATATAAGAGAAAATGTAAGAATGGCATTAAGTCAAGAAATTACTAACCCTGACTTGGATCTAGACTTTTATGAATTTTATAAAGAAACTTGTAGTAAGCTTCAAACTCTTTTAAAAACTAAAAACAATGTCCTTATTTTATCTGGCGAAGGAATACTAGGTTTAGAAGCTGCTTGTGCCTCTCTAGTTGAACAGGGCGATAAGGTATTGTGTATTGAAAATGGAATATATGGAGAGGGGTTTGGAGACTTCTGCAAAATATACGGTGGTGAAGTTACTTATTTTCATGATGATAGAAGAAAAGGCTTAGATTATAATAAGCTTGAAGCTTTTCTACAAGAAAATCATGATTTTAAGATTGCAACTTTGGTTCACTGCGAAACTCCTTCTGGGATAACTAATCCAATCTCTGACATATGTAAGTTGCTTAATAAGTATGGAATTCTCTCTATAGTTGATGCTGTTTCTAGTATTGCTGGAGAAGAAGTAAATGTAGATGAATGGAAGATCGACGTGGTTATTGGAGGTTCACAGAAATGTCTTTCTGCACCTCCAGGTTTAACCTTCCTATCTATAAGTAAAAGAGCACAAGATGCTATGAATAACAGAAAAACTCCTGTACAAGGTTTCTACACCAACTTATCTATATGGAAGAATTGGTATGAAGAAAAATGGTTCCCTTATACTCAACCTATTAGTGATATTTATGCACTAAATCAAGCAATAGATAACGTGCTTAATGATAAAAACATTATTAAAAGGCATACGCTATTTGCTAACGCTGTTAGGGGTGCACTTATAAACTCTGGATTAGAGCTTTTCCCTATTGACTATTATTCAAATACTGTAACTACAGTTCTTGTTCCTTCTGGAATTAAATATAAAGATATATTTGATAAATTAATCAAGGAACATAATATAATAATTGCAGGTGGCTTTGACTTTTTGCAAGATAAGATTTTTAGAATTGGTCACATGGGTGAAAATTGCTATGAAGATAAATTATATCTTACACTAAAGGCACTTAACACAGTGTTAAAAGATTTAAACTTCAACTTAAAAGAAGAGCTTCATCAAGAATTTGTAAAGCTACTTCCATAA
- a CDS encoding MATE family efflux transporter — MTSTPLSTKKLTVFKLTWPIFIETLLFMLLGSVDTLMLSRYSDNAVAAVGVSNQLITMMNIMFGILSTGTSVLIAQNLGAGNKKMASKVATVSLIINCIFGLFLSLIMFLAAHGILSTMGIRPELMSFAAEYLKIVGGCLFLQSVMMTCTAIVRSHGLTKISMLVTLGINIVHVILDYIFIFGPLNLPVLGVRGVAISTNISKLLGLIIMLYVVFKNVGHGISIKNITPFPKNIVRDLLKIGIPTAGEHFSYNLSQLVITYFINFLGNEALTTKAYVQNIVMFAYLFSVAIGEGTEILVGHLVGADETEKAYKTCLKSLRLALIISFSIGTLFALLRTPVLSIFTDNPSILIVGGTVLIIDAILEPGRSFNVVVINSLRAAGDVKFPVYMGILSMWGVSVTLSYIFGIKMGFGLAGMWVAFACDEWFRGILMLWRWRTKKWQSMAFVKKPA; from the coding sequence ATGACATCTACTCCCTTATCCACTAAAAAATTAACTGTATTTAAATTAACTTGGCCAATATTTATAGAAACCCTGCTTTTTATGCTTCTAGGTAGTGTAGATACTCTTATGTTAAGCAGATATTCAGATAATGCAGTTGCTGCTGTTGGTGTTTCAAATCAGCTTATTACCATGATGAATATAATGTTCGGAATTCTATCTACTGGAACCTCTGTACTTATTGCACAAAACCTAGGTGCTGGGAACAAGAAAATGGCATCTAAAGTTGCAACAGTATCATTAATTATTAACTGTATTTTTGGACTTTTCCTAAGCTTAATAATGTTCTTAGCTGCTCATGGAATTCTTAGTACAATGGGAATAAGGCCAGAACTTATGAGTTTTGCAGCAGAATATCTTAAGATTGTCGGAGGATGTTTATTCCTACAATCAGTTATGATGACATGTACTGCAATTGTTAGAAGCCATGGTTTAACTAAAATATCTATGCTTGTTACCTTAGGAATAAACATTGTTCACGTTATTCTTGATTATATCTTTATATTTGGACCTTTGAACTTACCTGTGTTAGGAGTACGCGGAGTTGCTATTTCTACTAACATTAGTAAATTATTAGGGCTTATAATAATGCTTTATGTTGTATTTAAAAATGTTGGGCATGGCATAAGCATTAAAAATATAACCCCTTTTCCTAAAAATATTGTAAGAGACCTCTTAAAGATAGGCATACCTACTGCAGGAGAGCACTTTTCATATAATTTATCTCAACTTGTGATTACATATTTCATAAATTTCCTTGGAAATGAAGCCCTCACAACAAAGGCTTATGTTCAAAATATAGTTATGTTTGCATATCTCTTTTCAGTAGCTATAGGAGAAGGAACCGAAATATTAGTGGGTCATTTGGTTGGTGCAGATGAAACTGAGAAAGCGTATAAAACTTGCCTTAAAAGTTTACGTTTAGCTCTTATAATATCTTTTAGCATTGGAACTCTATTCGCCTTGCTTAGGACCCCAGTATTGTCAATATTTACAGACAATCCTTCCATCCTCATTGTCGGTGGAACGGTTCTTATTATAGACGCAATTTTAGAACCTGGACGATCATTTAATGTTGTTGTAATTAATTCATTAAGAGCAGCTGGCGATGTTAAGTTTCCAGTTTACATGGGTATTTTATCCATGTGGGGTGTCAGTGTAACTCTTTCCTATATTTTCGGAATAAAGATGGGGTTTGGGCTCGCTGGAATGTGGGTGGCTTTTGCCTGTGATGAGTGGTTCAGAGGTATACTTATGCTATGGAGATGGAGAACTAAAAAGTGGCAATCAATGGCCTTTGTTAAAAAGCCAGCCTAA